The following proteins are encoded in a genomic region of Saccharopolyspora antimicrobica:
- a CDS encoding protein kinase domain-containing protein produces the protein MAHQAEPGDLVGGRYRLVLGSGHRWRARAEDSGAEVSLEWARLSSADEAAEHAARFERERTEREQLQAAALRACPDLVFVDDVIADADVLWSVTRLVEGRTLTEDVSAYGPMETETARTIARDLLKALAAAHEAGIVHGALSPATVRLTGDGKALLTGFGTSDDEQAYRAPERDHERHGDLFALGATLHFALTGAPPVLPGSAAGDIGELRSLISRLLAEDPRQRPTAVEALALLEPPPAPAQHIAPPAPSPAPPKPYSVAPVVGLVLVVGVLIAVIIGLGQSESSSDADSDSSAESTYSEEETTSYDETSEYETSEEETSEAEETTPEYDPTEEAFDEVEAGQCLPIYRDTDGEWSASMPPGPVACNDRRAGVFLVVSTTMSADDCQSTSDDYTSWSYTGSSGTTTLCLDRVWVPRYCIPVTFNSDDTFYYGKDYAVECDGSDLPEGYDSTLLVVSVRDASESCPYSPGWSFIADEGSSRVCLARPA, from the coding sequence ATGGCGCATCAGGCGGAGCCGGGAGATCTCGTCGGTGGGCGCTACCGGCTCGTGCTCGGCTCCGGCCACCGCTGGCGGGCACGAGCCGAGGACAGCGGCGCAGAGGTTTCCCTGGAGTGGGCCCGGTTGTCCTCGGCGGATGAAGCGGCCGAGCACGCCGCCCGGTTCGAACGGGAACGCACCGAACGCGAGCAGCTCCAGGCTGCCGCGCTGCGTGCCTGCCCCGACCTCGTCTTCGTCGATGACGTGATCGCCGACGCCGACGTCCTGTGGTCGGTGACCCGGCTGGTCGAGGGCCGCACGCTCACCGAAGACGTGTCGGCCTACGGGCCGATGGAGACCGAGACCGCCAGGACGATCGCCCGTGATCTCCTGAAAGCACTGGCGGCCGCGCACGAAGCGGGGATCGTGCACGGCGCGCTCTCCCCCGCCACCGTGCGGCTGACCGGCGATGGCAAGGCGCTGCTCACCGGCTTCGGCACATCCGACGACGAGCAGGCCTACCGCGCGCCGGAGCGGGACCACGAGCGGCACGGAGACCTCTTCGCGCTCGGCGCGACGCTGCACTTCGCGCTCACCGGCGCACCACCCGTGCTTCCCGGCAGCGCGGCTGGGGACATCGGTGAGCTCAGATCGCTGATCTCTCGGCTGCTCGCCGAAGATCCGCGGCAGCGGCCGACCGCGGTCGAAGCACTGGCGCTGCTCGAACCTCCCCCGGCTCCGGCCCAGCACATCGCACCGCCGGCACCGAGCCCCGCACCGCCGAAGCCGTACTCGGTGGCACCCGTGGTGGGTCTCGTGCTGGTCGTCGGTGTGCTCATCGCGGTCATCATCGGCCTCGGCCAGTCCGAGTCCTCCAGCGACGCGGACTCCGATTCGAGTGCGGAAAGCACCTACAGCGAAGAGGAGACCACCAGCTACGACGAGACCAGCGAGTACGAAACGAGCGAGGAGGAGACCAGCGAGGCGGAGGAGACCACCCCGGAGTACGACCCCACCGAGGAGGCGTTCGACGAAGTCGAGGCCGGGCAGTGCCTTCCGATCTACCGGGACACCGACGGGGAGTGGTCCGCATCGATGCCGCCCGGCCCGGTCGCGTGCAACGATCGCCGCGCCGGAGTGTTCCTGGTCGTGAGCACCACCATGAGCGCCGACGACTGCCAGTCCACATCGGACGACTACACCTCGTGGAGCTACACGGGGAGCTCGGGCACGACGACGCTGTGCCTGGACCGCGTCTGGGTGCCGCGATACTGCATCCCGGTCACGTTCAACAGCGACGACACCTTCTACTACGGCAAGGACTACGCGGTCGAATGCGACGGCAGCGACCTTCCCGAGGGGTACGACAGCACCCTCCTCGTCGTCAGCGTCCGCGATGCCTCGGAAAGCTGCCCCTACAGCCCCGGCTGGTCCTTCATCGCGGACGAGGGCAGCAGCCGGGTGTGCCTGGCCCGGCCGGCATAG